The following coding sequences are from one Lolium rigidum isolate FL_2022 chromosome 6, APGP_CSIRO_Lrig_0.1, whole genome shotgun sequence window:
- the LOC124660319 gene encoding protein ELC-like — protein MAPSPPPPAASGAQYAHQFLNTALSQRGPSALPYAEDVKWLIRNHLVALADAFPSLRPRAALFTHNDGRAAHLLQADGTIPMTHGGHVYNLPAVIWLPEPYPRAPPLVFLSPTRDMLIKPNHPLVDRSGLVAGAPYLRSWVFPSSNLLDLARSLSHLFGLDPPLFTRSAPPNPNPPPPTSSITPTPSPSPRPPPSEAAMYAPRPYRFPASPQLAARPPPTEDPAEVFKRNAIAKLVDTAYADAAALRTTREAEVEALFAVQAELRGRGVHVNEGVRRITEEKEALERRLLDVMGATNVIETWVAENRKGAADDAGADSAIQPVDTLSRQMLECTATDLALEDAIYALDKAVQEGSVPFDGYLRSVRALAREQFFQRVLGTKVNQAQQQAQVARMAARAPPQYAS, from the coding sequence ATGGccccgtccccgccgccgccggcggcgagcggcgcgcAGTACGCGCACCAGTTCCTCAACACGGCGCTCTCCCAGCGGGGGCCCTCGGCGCTGCCCTACGCCGAGGACGTCAAGTGGCTGATCCGCAACCACCTCGTCGCCCTCGCCGACGCCTTCCCCTCGCTCCGCCCCCGGGCCGCCCTCTTCACCCACAACGACGGCCGCGCCGCGCACCTGCTCCAGGCCGACGGCACCATCCCCATGACCCACGGCGGCCACGTCTACAACCTCCCCGCCGTCATCTGGCTCCCCGAGCCCTACCCGCGCGCCCCGCCGCTCGTCTTCCTCTCCCCGACCCGCGACATGCTCATCAAGCCCAACCACCCGCTCGTCGACCGCTCCGGCCTCGTCGCCGGCGCGCCATACCTCCGCTCCTGGGTCTTCCCGTCCTCCAACCTCCTCGACCTCGCCAGGTCCCTCTCCCACCTGTTCGGCCTCGACCCGCCCCTCTTCACCAGATCCGCTCCTCCCAATCCCAACCCCCCTCCTCCTACCTCCTCCATCACCCccactccctctccctctccccgccCGCCCCCTTCCGAAGCTGCCATGTACGCCCCTCGCCCATACAGGTTCCCGGCCTCGCCCCAGCTCGCAGCGCGGCCCCCGCCCACCGAGGACCCCGCCGAGGTCTTCAAGCGCAACGCCATCGCCAAGCTCGTCGACACCGCctacgccgacgccgccgccctgcGCACCACGCGCGAGGCCGAGGTGGAGGCCCTCTTCGCTGTGCAGGCCGAGCTGCGTGGCCGGGGAGTGCACGTAAACGAGGGCGTGCGCAGGATCACGGAGGAGAAGGAGGCGCTCGAGCGCCGCCTCCTCGACGTGATGGGTGCCACCAACGTCATCGAGACCTGGGTCGCCGAGAACCGCAAGGGAGCCGCCGACGACGCCGGAGCGGACTCAGCCATTCAGCCAGTGGACACGCTGTCCAGGCAGATGCTCGAGTGCACCGCCACCGATCTGGCGCTCGAGGACGCCATCTACGCCCTCGACAAGGCCGTCCAGGAAGGGTCCGTGCCCTTCGACGGCTACCTCAGGAGCGTGCGCGCGCTGGCGCGCGAGCAGTTCTTCCAGCGTGTGCTCGGCACCAAGGTCAACCAAGCACAGCAGCAGGCGCAGGTTGCTAGGATGGCCGCACGGGCACCGCCACAGTATGCATCCTAG